In Macrobrachium rosenbergii isolate ZJJX-2024 chromosome 49, ASM4041242v1, whole genome shotgun sequence, the following are encoded in one genomic region:
- the LOC136832324 gene encoding golgin subfamily A member 6-like protein 7 has product MGTKENQVGAEENQVGAEENQLGTEKDGIRTEENQLGTAKDRKRTGENQLGTEENQVGTEENQVGTEENQVGTEENQVGTEENQMGTEVNQVGADENEVGTKVNQVRTEENRVGTEVNQVETEENQM; this is encoded by the coding sequence ATGGGAACTAAGGAGAATCAGGTGGGAGCTGAAGAGAACCAAGTGGGAGCTGAAGAAAATCAGTTGGGAACTGAAAAGGATGGGATAAGAACTGAAGAAAACCAGTTGGGAACTGCAAAGGATCGGAAGAGGACTGGAGAGAATCAATTGGGAACTGAAGAAAATCAGGTGGGAACTGAAGAGAATCAGGTGGGAACTGAAGAAAATCAGGTGGGAACTGAGGAGAATCAGGTGGGAACTGAAGAGAATCAGATGGGAACTGAGGTGAACCAGGTGGGAGCTGACGAGAATGAGGTGGGAACTAAAGTGAATCAGGTGAGAACTGAGGAGAATCGGGTGGGAACAGAAGTGAACCAGGTGGAAACTGAGGAGAATCAGATGTGA